The proteins below are encoded in one region of Neisseria macacae ATCC 33926:
- a CDS encoding PAAR-like domain-containing protein, which yields MALNKIARKDSDFRVVFILPDFCWAPPPAPPVTPIPFPLFADLGNAKTVAKDVRLNRKPAFVFKASKTNRTTGDEPALPGRKGILSRTATKPAWPMMHSSSVKIRKRHIIRAGDMFHMNNKFKKKLPPKPCISCKAAAAAGRPVNSFGTAAICCKKSIRTAGIPISIPTKTPTSL from the coding sequence ATGGCCCTCAACAAAATCGCCCGCAAAGACAGCGACTTTAGAGTCGTCTTTATCCTCCCCGATTTCTGTTGGGCGCCCCCTCCTGCTCCTCCTGTCACACCCATCCCCTTCCCGCTCTTCGCCGACTTGGGCAATGCCAAAACCGTTGCCAAAGACGTCCGCCTCAACCGCAAGCCCGCCTTCGTCTTCAAGGCCAGTAAAACCAACCGCACTACCGGTGACGAACCCGCCCTTCCGGGCCGCAAGGGCATACTTTCCCGTACCGCCACCAAACCCGCCTGGCCGATGATGCATTCTTCTTCGGTTAAAATCCGCAAGCGCCACATCATTCGCGCCGGCGATATGTTCCACATGAACAACAAGTTCAAGAAGAAACTGCCGCCCAAACCCTGTATTTCCTGCAAAGCCGCCGCCGCTGCCGGCCGCCCGGTCAATTCGTTTGGGACGGCAGCCATCTGCTGCAAGAAATCCATTCGGACGGCAGGTATACCTATATCTATACCGACCAAGACTCCTACGAGCCTTTAG
- a CDS encoding RHS repeat-associated core domain-containing protein — MAQLGGRPVPKKDATPLSDDLDSQTRFVWDGSHLLQEVHSDGRYTYIYTDPSSYEPLAQVRDWTTAEDENRQETNYFHCDQIGIPREMTDKDGNLLWFGNYTGWGRLKEETRVTDTAYQPFRLQNQYADRETGLHYNFLRYYEPDAGRFVSQDPIKLLGGDNLYFFAPNPLNWLDELGLRSRWLRNMLKNKDKTISPVDGRTVYQDDRIIDWAKSDICKMYKDGAAAKGTDGKSIQLHHVEGKEPGPMLEILASIHLSFKKQSNGKNIYNLLHPYVKPGYQSFRRNPNLNASYENFRKEHWKKRAESYLKSRGKCAEEECG; from the coding sequence ATGGCGCAACTGGGCGGACGACCCGTCCCCAAAAAAGACGCCACCCCGCTTTCAGACGACCTCGACAGCCAAACCCGCTTCGTTTGGGATGGCAGCCATTTGCTGCAAGAAGTCCATTCTGATGGCAGATATACCTATATCTACACCGATCCGAGCAGCTATGAACCGCTGGCACAAGTCCGCGATTGGACAACCGCAGAAGACGAAAACCGACAAGAAACAAACTACTTCCATTGCGACCAAATCGGCATCCCGCGCGAGATGACCGATAAGGACGGCAATCTCTTGTGGTTCGGCAACTACACCGGCTGGGGTCGTCTGAAAGAAGAAACCAGAGTAACAGATACTGCATACCAACCGTTCCGCCTGCAAAACCAGTATGCCGACCGCGAGACGGGGCTGCATTACAACTTCCTCAGGTACTACGAACCTGATGCGGGTCGGTTTGTGAGTCAGGATCCGATCAAGCTTTTGGGCGGGGATAATCTTTATTTTTTTGCACCGAATCCCCTAAATTGGTTGGACGAATTAGGTCTAAGAAGCCGATGGCTTCGCAACATGTTAAAAAATAAAGATAAAACAATTAGCCCAGTAGATGGTAGAACCGTTTATCAAGATGATAGGATTATTGATTGGGCAAAATCAGACATATGCAAAATGTATAAAGATGGAGCTGCTGCTAAAGGTACTGATGGGAAAAGTATACAGTTGCATCATGTAGAAGGCAAAGAACCTGGCCCCATGTTAGAAATACTAGCCTCTATACATTTAAGCTTTAAAAAACAAAGCAATGGGAAAAATATATATAACCTACTACACCCTTATGTTAAACCAGGGTATCAATCGTTTCGTAGAAATCCAAATTTAAATGCTAGTTATGAGAACTTTCGCAAAGAACACTGGAAGAAACGTGCAGAAAGCTATTTAAAATCACGAGGGAAATGTGCAGAAGAAGAATGTGGATAA